The Anaerolineales bacterium region AAAATGGATCGCGCCCGCAATGTGCCCGCTTTCCCATTCCGAGAGTCGCCGCACGTCAACCAGCGTCACCTCGTTCAATCGTTCACGCAATTCTTTTGAACTCCAACTCTGAATCGTTTCAACGGGATATTCCCGCGCCCACGCCTCGATTCCGCCTTCGACGTATCCCACCACATCATCATAGCCAATGCGGATGAGACCCCGCGTCGCTTCTTCGATTTCATCTGGGTTCGCCCCTAGGAGGATGATTCGACTCCCGAACGGAATCACCCATCCCGCCCAAACGACGAGCGGCGCGTCTACTCGAATCCCAAACGAGTTGGGGATGTGTCCCGCCGCAAACGCTTTCTGGTGGCGGACATCCAGCACGACAGCGCCATCATCCATCAACGACTTCACTTCGCTCGGCGATAATGGTTTCAATACGGGAACTGCGCCTAAAATCCTCGCGCCGCGTTGATTGAGTTCACGCATGTACTTGTAATACGTTGGGTACAGCGGCAAGCCCGTCAACGATCGCTTGATAAATTCATCCTCGTTCTTCGCAAGAGCCAGCGCGTTCGTCCTGCGTTCATGCCCGATCGTGGACGTTCGCTCGGATGAAACGGGCGCGACGCAAAACGATCCTGCCCCATGCGTGGGGAAGACGTTCACTTCATCGGGCAGTTTCAGCAACTTGTCGTGAATTGTGTGATACAGGTCATGCGCGAGCGCGTGAGTATGCTCGTGACCCATTAGGTCCGTGCGCGCCGCGCCGCCAACGATCAACGCGCCGCCGCTGAATAATGCGCTCGGCGTCTTGCCATCGGGCTCGACGAGCAAAAACGAAATGTGTTCAGGTGAATGTCCTGGTGTTGTTATCACTCTAATCTGGAACGCGCCGAGGTCAATGACCGAAGCTTCGTCGAGGGGTTGGTGGTCGAAGCCGACTCTCGCCTCCGCGCTCGCGCCGATGACCGCGCCCGTCTGCTGTGCGATCTCGCGGTTGCCCGAGATGAAGTCCGCGTGCAGGTGCGTGTCGAGGACGTGCGTCAGGGTGAGATTAAACTTCCTAGCGGCAGACAGGTATACGTCCGCGTCGCGAAGCGGGTCTATCAGAATCCCTTTTTTGGTTTCGTGCGACCCGATCAAATAAGCTGAGTTGCCGAGTCCCGTATCTACGAACGGTTCGATAAAATAATCTGCCATGTGGAATTTAATTTGCTTCGCTATAACAAGGTGCCTCGTAAAACAAACGCCGCGACGGAAAAATAGATGATCAATCCCGAAACGTCCACAAGCGTGGCGACAAATGGCGCGGAGGATGCGGCGGGGTCGAGCCCAATGCGGCGCAACGCGAATGGCAACATGGAGCCCGCGAGACTGCCCCACAACACGATTCCGATTAATG contains the following coding sequences:
- a CDS encoding MBL fold metallo-hydrolase, which gives rise to MADYFIEPFVDTGLGNSAYLIGSHETKKGILIDPLRDADVYLSAARKFNLTLTHVLDTHLHADFISGNREIAQQTGAVIGASAEARVGFDHQPLDEASVIDLGAFQIRVITTPGHSPEHISFLLVEPDGKTPSALFSGGALIVGGAARTDLMGHEHTHALAHDLYHTIHDKLLKLPDEVNVFPTHGAGSFCVAPVSSERTSTIGHERRTNALALAKNEDEFIKRSLTGLPLYPTYYKYMRELNQRGARILGAVPVLKPLSPSEVKSLMDDGAVVLDVRHQKAFAAGHIPNSFGIRVDAPLVVWAGWVIPFGSRIILLGANPDEIEEATRGLIRIGYDDVVGYVEGGIEAWAREYPVETIQSWSSKELRERLNEVTLVDVRRLSEWESGHIAGAIHFEGGRIPWEELPFPMDKPLAIQCASGNRSMVAISVLKRRGFHNVIQVDGGINKWKMNGFETVRDVSPLIKL